From a region of the Stenotrophomonas sp. BIO128-Bstrain genome:
- a CDS encoding fimbria/pilus outer membrane usher protein, which translates to MTLSSYAHAEAGEPLQFSEGFLIGGKSIDMQRYAQGNPMEPGLYPLDVVVNGQFLENRDIRFVEAPAPVGATPCLPVALLRRLNLKDSYLADLEQDDDACIALAALVEGATVEYDAGNLQLLVNVPQAAQARNARGYVAPDQRDHGVTAAFFDYNINHNRAQGQNATYLGLNTGVNLGAWRLRHRSSFSQSSYGSRHDVISSYLQRDLPAWNSQLLLGQGNTGGELFESLSFTGVRVASDERMLPDSLRGFAPVVQGIAEGNAMVTIRQNGNIIHEVSVAPGPFSIEDLYPTNFGGDLDVTVTEADGRQQTFTVNFSAVPQALRPGASRFSATAGELRDARGVRESLRFAEGTYARGISNHFTALGGMQVAGDFQSALFGGAINTPLGAFGADVTHSRARLANGEQITGNSFRLNYQRYVAATGTNFGLAAHRYSTRGYLSLNDFAQARADDWGYSSRARQRFQVNFSQRMGERSTLSLSGGHVRYWDGTATQNDLQLRFQSTLGRANYSLSAMRYRQGDGRQDTRYSATFSIPLGKAPSAPRLSTQLAQSARGEQAQLGVSGTLGADQQLNYNVSANAASEGASGASAYASYRGGHGTVTAGYSRSGDYNAFNASAAGSVVLHRDGINFGAPVGDGFALIQADGAQGARIGYGSDVRIGRNGYALLPHVSPYRWNQIELDPSGLSMDVELLRTSQRVAPTAGSIVRVAFNATRERTLFIDATDALGQPLPFAARIEDETGRSYGAVGQGGVIQLRGAPEQGGLIVDPDGAQRCRLEYTTPAAPDAYGLSWSQAVCTPLPPPSPGLQAALTAVDATSL; encoded by the coding sequence ATGACGCTCAGCAGCTACGCCCATGCTGAGGCCGGCGAGCCACTCCAGTTCAGCGAAGGGTTCCTGATCGGCGGCAAGTCCATCGACATGCAGCGGTATGCACAGGGCAACCCGATGGAGCCGGGCCTCTATCCGCTGGACGTGGTGGTGAATGGCCAGTTCCTGGAGAACCGCGACATCCGCTTTGTCGAAGCCCCCGCACCGGTGGGCGCCACGCCATGCCTGCCCGTGGCCCTGTTGCGTCGATTGAATCTGAAAGACAGCTACCTGGCGGATCTGGAGCAGGACGACGATGCCTGCATTGCATTGGCTGCGCTGGTGGAGGGCGCAACGGTGGAGTACGACGCGGGCAACCTGCAGTTGCTGGTGAACGTGCCGCAGGCCGCACAGGCGCGCAATGCGCGCGGCTACGTGGCACCGGACCAGCGCGACCATGGCGTCACCGCGGCGTTCTTCGACTACAACATCAACCACAACCGTGCGCAGGGCCAGAACGCCACGTACCTGGGCTTGAACACGGGCGTGAACCTCGGCGCCTGGCGCCTGCGCCATCGTTCCTCCTTCAGCCAGAGCAGCTACGGCTCGCGCCACGACGTCATCAGCAGCTACCTGCAGCGCGACCTGCCGGCGTGGAACAGCCAGCTGCTGCTGGGGCAGGGCAACACGGGCGGCGAGCTGTTCGAGTCGCTCTCGTTCACCGGCGTGCGCGTGGCCAGCGATGAACGCATGCTGCCTGATTCGCTGCGCGGCTTCGCGCCGGTGGTGCAGGGCATCGCCGAAGGCAACGCGATGGTGACCATCCGCCAGAACGGCAACATCATCCATGAAGTCAGCGTGGCCCCCGGCCCGTTCTCCATTGAAGACCTGTACCCGACCAACTTCGGCGGCGACCTCGATGTCACCGTCACCGAAGCCGACGGTCGCCAGCAGACGTTCACGGTGAACTTCTCCGCCGTGCCGCAGGCCCTGCGACCGGGGGCCAGTCGCTTCAGTGCCACGGCCGGTGAACTGCGCGATGCCCGTGGCGTGCGCGAATCGCTGCGCTTTGCCGAAGGTACCTATGCGCGTGGCATCAGCAACCACTTCACCGCCCTGGGCGGCATGCAGGTGGCAGGGGATTTCCAGTCTGCACTGTTCGGTGGGGCCATCAACACGCCGCTGGGCGCGTTCGGTGCCGACGTCACCCACTCGCGCGCACGCCTGGCCAATGGCGAGCAGATCACCGGCAACAGCTTCCGGCTGAACTACCAGCGCTACGTTGCGGCCACCGGCACCAACTTCGGCCTGGCCGCGCACCGCTACAGTACCCGCGGCTACCTCTCGCTCAATGACTTCGCGCAGGCGCGTGCGGATGATTGGGGCTACAGCAGCCGCGCCCGGCAGCGCTTCCAGGTGAATTTCTCCCAGCGCATGGGCGAGCGCAGCACGCTGTCGCTCAGTGGTGGCCACGTCCGCTACTGGGATGGCACTGCAACACAGAACGACCTGCAGCTGCGCTTCCAGAGCACGCTCGGCCGCGCCAACTACAGCCTCTCGGCAATGCGCTACCGGCAGGGTGATGGCCGCCAGGACACCCGCTACTCGGCCACCTTCAGCATTCCGCTTGGCAAGGCGCCCAGCGCACCCCGCCTGAGCACGCAGCTGGCACAGTCGGCCCGCGGCGAGCAGGCACAGCTGGGCGTGAGCGGCACGCTGGGTGCAGACCAGCAGCTGAACTACAACGTGTCCGCCAACGCTGCCAGCGAGGGAGCGAGCGGCGCCAGCGCCTATGCCTCCTACCGCGGTGGGCATGGCACCGTCACCGCCGGCTACAGCCGTTCGGGTGACTACAACGCTTTCAACGCCAGTGCGGCCGGCAGTGTGGTGCTGCATCGCGATGGCATCAACTTTGGTGCGCCGGTGGGCGATGGCTTCGCCCTGATCCAGGCCGACGGTGCGCAGGGCGCGCGCATCGGTTATGGCAGCGATGTGCGCATCGGCCGCAACGGCTACGCGCTGCTGCCGCATGTCAGCCCCTACCGCTGGAACCAGATCGAGCTGGATCCGTCCGGCCTGTCGATGGACGTGGAGCTGCTGCGGACCTCGCAGCGGGTGGCACCGACCGCAGGCAGCATCGTGCGCGTGGCCTTCAACGCCACGCGGGAGCGCACGCTGTTCATCGATGCCACCGATGCGCTGGGCCAACCACTGCCGTTTGCCGCGCGCATCGAAGATGAGACCGGCCGCAGCTATGGCGCGGTGGGCCAGGGCGGTGTGATCCAGTTGCGCGGCGCCCCGGAACAGGGCGGGTTGATCGTCGACCCCGATGGCGCGCAGCGATGCCGCCTCGAATACACCACCCCCGCTGCACCGGATGCCTACGGGCTGTCCTGGAGCCAGGCGGTGTGCACGCCCTTGCCGCCGCCCAGCCCCGGGTTGCAGGCCGCCTTGACTGCGGTCGATGCCACCTCGCTCTGA
- a CDS encoding FAD-linked oxidase C-terminal domain-containing protein, which translates to MTTALPAAFAATLHALLGEDGWRTDDSALDAHAQDNSWRHQRPAAVALPSDIEQVQALVRACRVHGVALVARGAGTGTTGAAVPLPGSIVLSFTRMDRIVEIRAGDRCAVVQPGVLNGTLQQALAPHGLFWAPDPSSAEICSIGGNLACNAGGPRAVKYGTSRDNVLGLVAVTGAGDVIRCGGAYTKDATGYDLTHLLVGSEGTLALIVEATLKLTPLPVSQAGLRVLYRDADAAAAAVSRLMSQPVVPTRLEFMDARSLELLRLNGADVPEAGAMLLVEADGDHDTLPYLLQALAAAAEGDGMIALDVAMEGAAREKLWAARKALSPALRSIAPGKINEDVVVPVSRIPELVAGVQALAHEYTLTIVTFGHAGNGNLHVNILYHPDDADENARAHAALPKIFELTLALGGTLSGEHGIGLAKRDFMAKAFTAETLAAMRAIKAALDPDGILNPGKVLPPA; encoded by the coding sequence ATGACCACCGCCCTGCCCGCTGCGTTCGCTGCCACCCTGCATGCCCTGCTTGGCGAGGACGGCTGGCGCACCGATGACAGCGCACTGGACGCACATGCGCAGGACAACTCCTGGCGGCACCAGCGCCCGGCTGCGGTGGCACTGCCGTCAGACATCGAACAGGTGCAGGCGCTGGTGCGTGCCTGCCGCGTGCATGGCGTGGCCCTGGTCGCGCGCGGCGCGGGTACCGGCACCACCGGCGCTGCGGTGCCGTTGCCCGGCAGCATCGTGCTGTCGTTCACCCGCATGGACCGCATCGTCGAGATCCGCGCCGGTGACCGCTGCGCGGTGGTGCAGCCGGGCGTGCTCAACGGAACGCTGCAGCAGGCACTGGCACCGCACGGCCTGTTCTGGGCACCGGATCCTTCCAGCGCCGAGATCTGCAGCATCGGCGGCAACTTGGCGTGCAATGCCGGTGGTCCGCGCGCGGTGAAGTACGGCACCAGCCGCGACAACGTGCTGGGCCTGGTGGCGGTGACCGGTGCCGGCGACGTGATCCGCTGCGGTGGCGCCTACACCAAGGACGCCACCGGCTACGACCTGACTCATCTTCTGGTCGGCAGCGAAGGCACGCTGGCGCTGATCGTGGAAGCCACGCTGAAGCTGACCCCGTTGCCGGTCAGCCAAGCCGGGCTGCGTGTGCTGTACCGCGATGCCGACGCGGCCGCCGCTGCCGTGTCACGCCTGATGTCGCAGCCGGTCGTTCCCACGCGCTTGGAATTCATGGACGCGCGCAGCCTTGAACTGCTGCGGCTCAATGGCGCCGACGTGCCAGAGGCCGGTGCGATGCTGCTGGTCGAGGCCGATGGCGACCACGACACCCTGCCCTATCTGCTGCAGGCGCTGGCTGCTGCTGCCGAGGGTGACGGCATGATCGCGCTGGACGTGGCCATGGAAGGGGCCGCGCGCGAAAAACTGTGGGCTGCACGCAAGGCGCTGTCGCCCGCGCTGCGCAGCATCGCCCCGGGCAAGATCAACGAAGACGTGGTGGTGCCGGTATCGCGCATTCCGGAGCTGGTGGCCGGCGTGCAGGCACTAGCGCACGAGTACACGCTGACCATCGTCACCTTCGGTCATGCCGGCAACGGCAACCTGCACGTCAACATCCTCTACCACCCCGACGACGCCGACGAGAACGCACGCGCGCATGCCGCGCTGCCGAAGATCTTCGAACTGACGCTGGCGTTGGGCGGCACGCTGTCGGGCGAGCATGGCATCGGCCTGGCCAAGCGCGACTTCATGGCCAAGGCGTTCACCGCGGAAACGCTGGCGGCGATGCGCGCGATCAAGGCCGCGCTGGACCCGGATGGCATCCTCAACCCGGGCAAGGTGCTGCCGCCGGCTTAA
- a CDS encoding fimbrial protein, whose translation MKLFNRIALSTALLAAAPVALADSATLTITGRVLPGTCTLNDALIDLDPVKASDLTPGADSQIKAGALEFTGCVGVNKAVLSFAGTAADGDAERWKNTATTDEASGVSISLLAGTTGNTYLKDGDTGIDVPVTGATARYDLRAAYHVPTGAVLRAGDVSTEIVVTADYE comes from the coding sequence ATGAAGCTGTTCAACCGCATCGCCCTTTCTACCGCTCTGCTGGCCGCTGCGCCGGTGGCCCTGGCCGACAGCGCCACCCTCACCATCACCGGGCGCGTGCTGCCCGGCACCTGCACGCTCAATGACGCGCTGATCGACCTGGACCCGGTGAAGGCCAGCGACCTCACCCCCGGCGCGGACAGCCAGATCAAGGCCGGCGCCCTGGAGTTCACTGGCTGCGTGGGCGTGAACAAGGCCGTGCTCTCGTTCGCCGGCACGGCCGCCGATGGCGATGCCGAGCGCTGGAAGAACACCGCCACCACCGATGAGGCCAGCGGTGTGTCGATCTCGCTGCTGGCCGGCACCACCGGCAACACCTACCTGAAGGATGGCGACACCGGCATCGATGTGCCGGTGACCGGCGCCACCGCGCGCTACGACCTGCGCGCGGCGTACCACGTGCCCACCGGTGCGGTGCTGCGCGCCGGTGACGTGTCCACCGAGATTGTGGTTACCGCTGACTACGAGTGA
- a CDS encoding fimbrial protein, giving the protein MSNRLNLLVASALALAVSPAAFAEKLEITGELMTSTCSVDATGGTVTVPMGKVDVASVNAADRAGMKNFSILLDCTGSGAAQKVGVRFGGTPDGSTGNLALDATSVATNVGVALYDASGNQQKLGEDPLQWVDIPAAGTGQLDYSAWYSSPGRNATAGSANATGDFVVLYD; this is encoded by the coding sequence ATGTCGAACCGATTGAATCTGCTCGTTGCCAGTGCGCTCGCACTGGCTGTTTCCCCCGCCGCCTTCGCCGAAAAGCTTGAGATCACCGGTGAACTGATGACCAGCACCTGTTCCGTGGATGCCACCGGCGGCACCGTCACCGTGCCGATGGGCAAGGTGGATGTGGCGTCGGTCAATGCCGCCGACCGCGCCGGCATGAAGAATTTCAGCATCCTGCTCGACTGCACCGGTTCCGGCGCAGCCCAGAAGGTGGGCGTGCGCTTCGGCGGCACCCCTGATGGCAGCACCGGCAACCTGGCCTTGGATGCGACGTCTGTTGCCACCAATGTGGGCGTTGCACTGTATGACGCCAGCGGCAACCAGCAGAAGCTGGGCGAAGACCCGCTGCAGTGGGTCGACATTCCGGCCGCCGGCACGGGCCAGCTGGACTACAGCGCCTGGTATTCGTCGCCGGGCCGCAACGCCACTGCCGGTTCCGCCAACGCCACTGGCGACTTTGTCGTTCTGTACGACTGA
- a CDS encoding molecular chaperone, whose translation MKIRAMTWMTALLAGAVALPASAAVTLQGTRIVHDAGKGRDVTVKATNSGDQPAMVQIWIDDGDSHARPENVRTPFRLTPADPRLLQAHQGQAYRVTYAPRPSEAPLPTDRESVFYFNLLDIPPKPTDAAGKNLLQFAVRTRVKLFHRPAGLPGNARDAAGQLQWRAQGGALQVSNPSAYHVTISTLTLPDGRKVEADMIAPGAEVRLPLPSGAAMPSSVTFQWLDDYGTPRDAEAAVAR comes from the coding sequence ATGAAGATTCGTGCAATGACGTGGATGACCGCGCTGCTGGCTGGCGCAGTGGCGCTGCCCGCATCGGCGGCGGTGACCCTGCAGGGCACGCGTATCGTGCATGACGCCGGCAAGGGACGCGACGTGACCGTAAAGGCGACCAACAGCGGTGATCAGCCCGCCATGGTGCAGATCTGGATCGACGATGGCGACAGCCATGCGCGGCCGGAAAATGTGCGCACCCCCTTCCGGTTGACCCCGGCCGACCCGCGCCTGCTCCAGGCACACCAGGGCCAGGCCTACCGCGTGACGTACGCGCCGCGGCCGTCGGAAGCGCCGCTGCCCACCGATCGCGAATCGGTGTTCTATTTCAATCTGCTGGATATTCCCCCCAAGCCTACCGATGCCGCCGGCAAGAACCTGCTGCAGTTCGCCGTGCGCACCCGGGTGAAGCTGTTCCATCGCCCGGCTGGCCTGCCCGGCAATGCCCGTGATGCAGCAGGCCAGCTGCAGTGGCGAGCACAGGGCGGCGCTCTGCAGGTGAGCAACCCCAGCGCCTACCACGTGACCATCAGTACGTTGACGCTGCCCGATGGCCGCAAGGTGGAGGCGGACATGATCGCGCCGGGGGCCGAGGTGCGGCTGCCGCTGCCGAGCGGTGCGGCGATGCCGTCGTCGGTGACGTTCCAGTGGCTGGACGATTACGGTACCCCGCGCGATGCCGAGGCCGCAGTCGCGCGTTGA
- a CDS encoding autotransporter outer membrane beta-barrel domain-containing protein gives MRPHHIHYSALAMALAVALAAAIPVRAHAQQVIADGDEQTPAAGDYSAAGVGNHAFHALNGGSIVPLGAVNVSASGGGASAARAEGTGSRIELNGSTLVTTGFGATTALATTGGELHLTATDVINKGTGMGVVAHTGSQATLQDVNIRMEGVSSVGLAGGGDITMTGGSISAMGLGSRAVSATGANMVLSDVAIEGESGIWLQDNNQLELAGSTVSAKGIALDINGRGNTVIVADSTLHSTGNGVGTVVMFADSTLAMSGSAIISEGDRAVGIDVRAGTADLERVDVTTSGESSHGLYADFTAFGARATINARAAQVHTSGTGAIGAVARQGGSLHLQDSVILTEGQQAHGVLTGGGGGMTLTNTHVRTEGEGAWAAVINDSGSLGIDGGSLASAQHGGVWVRSSRDAGLTLANGAYVSGGNGIAIALDAAVAGRFDVVLDGHSQMVGDIVITPEDEDAGLVPQSDVHVRLADGSLWQGSSDLVQTMAIESGSQWTLTSDATVGELQVLNSGVALSDGSGRFNTLTVDGDLHSEDATFLFQGALGGDDSAFDRLHVRGDTSGDARIAVKNIGGVGGQTTDGIQLIEVDGASLATYALAGRAVGGSHEYFLFQGGLADPSDGNWYLRSQWFDVCKDDPGAPGCAVDPGPGPGPDPGEGGEEGEGGEEGEGGDTPVIPPPVLRPEAGAYLANQSAAINMFAHRLNDRIGAVSLQDGPTAWARVGRQQADFSAVGGQLSVDGNTSVLQIGSDVLRRGNAAFGVMLGSGRTDSTVVSGLTGYSAKGRVRGNAMGVYGTWMRDADGTQGAYVDANLQYGRFDNRVQGIGLEPEHYDSRVASASLETGYTFNVWQDAASALYVQPQLQLTYADYRADRHVESNGTVIDRAEAGGLSGRLGARVFGHGTAAGNIVQPYLGVNWLRGSGTSTLQFNGDTLGAEVPRNRYEVQAGAELKLGQRWGAWGGMTVQRGDHGYRNVGGQVGLRMAW, from the coding sequence ATGCGACCCCATCACATTCACTACTCAGCGCTGGCCATGGCCCTCGCCGTCGCGCTTGCCGCTGCAATTCCTGTCCGCGCACACGCACAGCAGGTCATCGCCGACGGTGATGAACAAACCCCTGCAGCGGGTGATTACAGCGCAGCCGGCGTGGGCAATCATGCCTTCCATGCGCTCAACGGCGGCAGCATCGTGCCGCTGGGTGCGGTCAACGTGAGCGCCAGCGGCGGTGGCGCATCCGCCGCCCGTGCCGAAGGAACTGGCAGCCGTATTGAACTGAACGGCTCGACCTTGGTCACCACTGGCTTTGGTGCCACCACGGCGCTGGCGACGACCGGCGGTGAACTGCATCTGACGGCGACCGACGTCATCAACAAAGGCACAGGCATGGGCGTTGTGGCGCATACCGGCAGCCAGGCCACGCTGCAGGATGTAAACATCCGCATGGAGGGTGTGTCGTCGGTCGGCCTTGCCGGTGGCGGTGACATCACCATGACCGGTGGCTCGATCTCGGCGATGGGGCTGGGTAGCCGCGCGGTGTCGGCCACCGGTGCGAACATGGTGTTGTCCGATGTGGCGATCGAAGGTGAATCGGGTATCTGGCTGCAGGACAACAACCAGCTTGAACTTGCAGGAAGCACGGTGAGTGCCAAGGGCATCGCGCTGGACATCAATGGTCGCGGCAACACGGTCATCGTGGCCGACTCCACACTGCACAGCACCGGCAACGGGGTTGGAACCGTGGTCATGTTTGCCGATTCGACACTGGCGATGTCAGGCAGTGCGATCATCAGCGAGGGAGATCGTGCGGTCGGCATCGATGTGCGAGCCGGCACCGCGGATCTGGAACGCGTGGATGTGACCACATCCGGCGAGAGCAGTCATGGGCTGTATGCCGACTTCACCGCCTTCGGCGCGAGGGCGACCATCAACGCACGCGCTGCCCAGGTCCACACCTCTGGTACCGGTGCGATTGGCGCGGTGGCGCGCCAGGGCGGCAGCCTCCACCTGCAGGACAGTGTCATCCTCACTGAAGGACAGCAGGCGCACGGCGTACTGACCGGTGGCGGCGGTGGGATGACATTGACCAACACGCACGTCCGCACCGAAGGCGAAGGCGCGTGGGCCGCGGTGATCAACGACAGCGGCAGTCTGGGCATCGACGGTGGTTCGCTGGCAAGCGCGCAGCATGGCGGCGTGTGGGTGCGCAGCAGCCGTGATGCAGGGCTGACCCTGGCCAACGGTGCATACGTATCGGGTGGCAACGGCATTGCCATCGCGCTGGATGCAGCAGTGGCCGGGCGTTTCGACGTGGTGTTGGATGGTCACTCGCAGATGGTGGGCGACATCGTCATCACGCCCGAGGACGAGGACGCCGGCCTGGTGCCGCAGTCCGATGTGCACGTGCGCCTGGCTGACGGATCGCTGTGGCAGGGGTCTTCCGACCTGGTGCAGACGATGGCGATCGAAAGCGGCAGCCAGTGGACGCTGACCAGCGACGCCACGGTGGGTGAACTGCAGGTGCTCAACAGTGGCGTGGCGTTGTCCGACGGCAGTGGTCGATTCAACACGCTCACCGTGGACGGTGATCTGCACAGCGAGGACGCGACGTTCCTGTTCCAGGGGGCCTTGGGCGGTGACGACAGCGCCTTTGATCGCCTGCATGTGCGTGGCGATACCTCGGGAGACGCGAGGATCGCGGTGAAGAACATTGGTGGTGTCGGCGGCCAGACGACCGACGGCATCCAGCTGATCGAGGTGGACGGCGCATCGCTGGCGACCTATGCGCTGGCCGGGCGTGCAGTGGGTGGTTCCCATGAGTACTTCCTGTTCCAGGGCGGGCTTGCCGATCCTTCCGATGGCAACTGGTACCTGCGCTCGCAGTGGTTCGATGTCTGCAAGGACGATCCGGGTGCGCCGGGCTGCGCGGTCGATCCTGGCCCGGGGCCGGGGCCTGACCCGGGTGAAGGCGGCGAAGAAGGTGAGGGCGGCGAAGAAGGCGAAGGTGGCGACACCCCGGTGATACCGCCGCCGGTGCTGCGCCCGGAGGCAGGTGCCTACCTGGCCAATCAGTCGGCCGCCATCAACATGTTTGCCCATCGCCTGAACGACCGTATTGGCGCGGTGTCGCTACAGGACGGTCCCACGGCATGGGCACGCGTGGGCCGCCAACAGGCGGATTTCAGCGCGGTCGGCGGTCAGCTGTCGGTGGATGGCAATACGTCGGTACTGCAGATTGGCAGCGACGTGTTGCGTCGGGGTAACGCGGCCTTTGGCGTGATGCTAGGCAGCGGCCGCACCGACAGCACGGTAGTGTCCGGGCTGACCGGCTACAGCGCCAAGGGGCGTGTGCGCGGCAATGCGATGGGGGTGTACGGCACCTGGATGCGGGATGCCGATGGCACGCAGGGTGCCTACGTCGATGCAAACCTGCAGTACGGCCGTTTCGACAACCGGGTGCAGGGCATCGGCCTGGAGCCGGAGCACTATGATTCGCGGGTGGCCAGTGCCTCGCTGGAGACCGGCTACACTTTCAATGTGTGGCAGGACGCCGCCAGTGCGCTGTATGTGCAGCCGCAGTTGCAGCTGACGTATGCAGACTACCGCGCCGACCGCCATGTGGAGAGCAACGGTACAGTGATCGACCGTGCCGAAGCCGGTGGCCTGAGCGGGCGTTTGGGCGCGCGCGTGTTCGGCCATGGCACCGCAGCCGGCAACATCGTGCAGCCGTACCTGGGCGTCAACTGGCTGCGTGGCAGTGGTACCAGCACGCTGCAGTTCAACGGTGACACGCTGGGCGCGGAGGTACCGCGCAACCGCTACGAGGTGCAGGCCGGTGCCGAGTTGAAGCTGGGCCAGCGCTGGGGCGCATGGGGTGGCATGACCGTGCAGCGCGGCGACCACGGCTACCGCAACGTGGGTGGCCAGGTGGGTCTGCGCATGGCCTGGTAA
- a CDS encoding fimbrial protein: MRFIDKQKAISRRSHWWQARAIALLAALGMAGAAQACVEEWHPTRAEHKVIDTYPTDRERYMGQLAWAFEFVGCVQHDAFDVDVRLEMPGMTYVGEITFDGMTYPAFEANSEAPLMIFLFQRVVGFPELPMRPGVTYPYRVDAMSPNPTYIATFNFRPQYFSRGGRMRSYANTGRVVWNVARFPHLDGELTLDHSFTFPAVTCPLQDRAETLQDVQTAELAVPGSTAKEKLVAIRMDCGVDPPRARMTLSDAGDAGNTGSQLTPTADSDAEGVRVQLLRGGAEVQFGQTWDFDPGVGGVHDHQFTARYIRTNDALVPGTIKGEAVLNVDYW; encoded by the coding sequence ATGAGGTTCATCGACAAGCAGAAAGCAATATCCCGCCGTAGCCATTGGTGGCAGGCCCGCGCCATCGCGCTGCTGGCGGCACTGGGCATGGCCGGCGCAGCACAGGCCTGCGTGGAGGAATGGCACCCAACACGCGCCGAGCACAAGGTCATCGATACCTATCCGACCGATCGCGAGCGCTATATGGGCCAGTTGGCCTGGGCGTTCGAGTTCGTAGGGTGCGTGCAGCATGACGCCTTCGACGTGGACGTGAGGCTTGAGATGCCCGGAATGACGTACGTGGGCGAGATCACCTTCGACGGAATGACCTATCCCGCGTTTGAGGCGAATTCCGAAGCGCCATTGATGATCTTTCTGTTCCAGCGGGTTGTTGGATTCCCAGAGTTGCCGATGCGGCCGGGAGTTACTTACCCTTACCGGGTCGATGCCATGTCGCCCAACCCCACTTACATCGCGACCTTCAACTTTCGTCCCCAGTACTTCTCACGTGGTGGACGCATGCGTTCCTACGCCAACACCGGTCGGGTGGTCTGGAATGTCGCCAGGTTCCCACACCTGGATGGTGAGCTAACCCTGGATCACAGTTTCACCTTCCCTGCAGTCACCTGCCCCCTGCAGGACAGGGCCGAAACCCTGCAGGACGTGCAGACGGCGGAGCTTGCCGTCCCCGGTTCCACCGCGAAAGAGAAGCTGGTCGCGATACGCATGGACTGCGGCGTGGATCCGCCGCGTGCGCGCATGACCCTCAGTGACGCCGGCGATGCGGGCAACACCGGCAGCCAGCTGACCCCCACCGCCGATTCCGATGCCGAAGGCGTGCGCGTGCAGTTGCTGCGCGGTGGCGCCGAAGTGCAGTTCGGCCAGACCTGGGATTTCGATCCGGGCGTGGGTGGCGTGCACGATCACCAGTTCACCGCGCGCTACATCCGCACCAACGATGCGCTGGTACCCGGAACCATCAAGGGCGAGGCCGTGCTGAACGTTGATTACTGGTGA